One part of the Phragmites australis chromosome 3, lpPhrAust1.1, whole genome shotgun sequence genome encodes these proteins:
- the LOC133910603 gene encoding uncharacterized protein LOC133910603 produces MSKGSLLCALVLLQACFVVRSSLIASSRLTGGQIGDNFLCQDPIRGSRLMPSRGRDEFDGAEADPISDGELSGDEYASDDGGVFVEGDEADAEEEELLPLGADDGGAKDKSSGEKGSGGDVECPECGKLFKNDKSMFGHLRSHPNRGYKGATPPVKKLKLKLSPDSDAASPAPTSPGSDRPVTRYSQRDPQLTAFEMLCACVMLTLRYRDRQEIQQAPPPVSERKFNAMEQAEGVSERKLDAIEQDGGGIGGPGTSNAAAGVKSNNAGPQADNAVLCDEHGGTVAIVPKKRRSMPKQVSEAHKKVKLVTATKEKQKRPYICKHCKAEFPTYQALGGHMAGHQREKRVPALKEKETRQGMVAQGQNGKQAKGGDEPWRDGLSLSSRRLQAEELSMALNVERQSGQASGGHMRQHVGRRNDGSSSMAPLPTADGDRRRLLNIGLNVEAPEQE; encoded by the coding sequence ATGAGTAAGGGCAGCTTACTCTGCGCGTTGGTTCTGCTGCAAGCCTGCTTTGTTGTGCGTTCGTCCCTGATCGCGAGCAGCCGGCTGACAGGAGGCCAGATTGGAGACAACTTTCTGTGTCAAGATCCAATCCGAGGATCACGCCTGATGCCAAGCCGTGGTCGCGATGAGTTCGACGGCGCCGAAGCTGACCCAATCTCCGACGGTGAGCTCTCCGGTGACGAGTACGCGAGCGATGATGGAGGTGTATTTGTGGAAGGAGATGAAGCGGATGCGGAGGAAGAAGAGTTGCTGCCGCTAGGTGCTGATGACGGCGGAGCAAAGGATAAAAGCTCGGGAGAGAAGGGAAGTGGTGGAGATGTTGAATGCCCCGAGTGcgggaagctcttcaagaacGATAAATCCATGTTCGGCCACCTCCGGAGCCACCCGAACAGAGGCTATAAGGGCGCAACTCCACCCGTAAAGAAGCTGAAGCTGAAGCTGTCGCCGGACTCCGATGCTGCATCGCCTGCTCCGACATCACCGGGTAGCGATCGTCCGGTAACTCGGTACAGTCAACGCGATCCTCAGTTAACTGCGTTTGAGATGTTGTGCGCCTGCGTGATGCTCACACTCAGGTACAGAGACAGACAAGAAATACAGCAGGCGCCGCCTCCGGTTAGCGAGAGAAAGTTTAATGCAATGGAACAAGCTGAAGGTGTTAGCGAGAGAAAGCTTGATGCAATAGAACAAGATGGAGGTGGAATAGGAGGACCGGGCACGAGCAATGCAGCAGCTGGAGTCAAGAGCAACAATGCAGGTCCCCAAGCCGACAATGCGGTGCTTTGTGACGAACACGGCGGTACCGTCGCCATAGTTCCAAAGAAGAGAAGGAGCATGCCCAAACAAGTCAGTGAGGCACATAAGAAGGTGAAGCTTGTGACAGCCACAAAGGAGAAGCAGAAGCGTCCTTACATCTGCAAGCATTGCAAGGCAGAGTTCCCCACATATCAGGCTCTGGGTGGGCACATGGCCGGCCACCAAAGGGAGAAGAGGGTCCCGGCCCTGAAGGAGAAAGAAACACGTCAGGGTATGGTTGCCCAAGGCCAGAATGGGAAGCAAGCCAAAGGCGGCGATGAGCCCTGGCGCGACGGTCTGTCGCTGTCGAGCAGACGACTCCAGGCTGAGGAGCTCTCCATGGCGTTGAACGTGGAGCGGCAATCTGGTCAGGCATCAGGAGGGCACATGAGGCAGCACGTTGGAAGGAGGAACGATGGCTCGTCATCGATGGCGCCTCTGCCGACTGCCGATGGAGATAGGCGCAGGCTGTTGAACATTGGCCTCAATGTTGAGGCTCCAGAGCAGGAATAG